The following coding sequences are from one Papilio machaon chromosome 8, ilPapMach1.1, whole genome shotgun sequence window:
- the LOC106720236 gene encoding uncharacterized protein LOC106720236, with protein MVTLQMYTAVLLMILQKAVNSLECIDFYTIFEEKSCYANHTFNPGIDPATFKTLSKHEIPDDCTDTLPQEDCFLQLTCDVIETSCESITTSTMKTTETIIHETEATLNYTTVTEYTKYTESTPTEEYTTSKEYTLTEEFTPTTEYREEETDATKDITVTYQTEKWAIEEREFYTAFEETTCNDLGPIIIINPVPMYKYLKSWNTSSFTDNDCAKVYPLDTYLELSCEDIVTSCKKIEATGILKSSPSTTLNTDNTLLTATHVLIAIGSVASVTLVSYAGYCISQKIIDIIQSNTYHLPQ; from the exons atggtTACTCTTCAAATGTATACAGCAGTGTTGTTAATG ATATTGCAAAAAGCTGTTAATTCTTTGGAATGCATCGATTTTTATACAATCTTCGAAGAAAAATCGTGTTATGCTAACCATACCTTTAATCCTGGAAT TGATCCAGCTACTTTTAAAACGTTATCAAAACATGAAATACCTGACGACTGCACTGATACTTTACCGCAAGAAGATTGCTTTCTTCAACTTACCTGTGACGTCATAGAAACAAGTTGCGAAAGTATAACAACAAGTACAATGAAAACGACAGAAACCATTATACATGAAACAGAG GCAACTTTGAACTATACAACAGTCAcagaatatacaaaatatacagaaAGTACACCGACTGAGGAATATACAACGAGTAAAGAATATACACTGACTGAAGAATTTACACCGACTACGGAATATAGGGAGGAGGAGACAGATGCAACAAAG GACATCACAGTCACTTATCAGACTGAGAAGTGGGCAATTGAAGAAAGAGAGTTTTATACGGCGTTTGAAGAAACTACCTGCAACGACTTAGgaccaataataataattaacccGGTGCCAATGTACAA ataCTTAAAAAGCTGGAACACATCTAGTTTCACTGACAACGACTGCGCAAAGGTGTACCCGTTAGATACTTATCTGGAACTTTCCTGTGAAGatattgtgacgtcatgtAAGAAGATAGAAGCGACGGGAATTCTAAAATCAAGCCCTTCAACAACACTAAACACCGACAATACTCTATTGACCGCTACCCATGTTCTGATAGCTATTGGAAGCGTAGCTTCTGTTACATTAGTGTCCTACGCAGGATATTGTATATCTCAAAAAATCATAGATATTATACAAAGTAACACTTATC attTACCACAATGA